From the Billgrantia sulfidoxydans genome, one window contains:
- a CDS encoding LysR family transcriptional regulator, producing MNPSIKQLRAFVAVAQSSSLAEASERIHLSQPAISIALRKLEETVGGALFSRATRQLSLTPEGEAFLPVAVRLLHDWSEAFEDLGERFSKQRGKVTVAALPTLAAGLLPGIIATFHARYPRINLSLHDVLAEQVSQLVREGRADLGLSVAPHDTEELAFEPVLVDRYVAVCPSGHPLLEQASVHWRQLAGHPFIGISRLSSSRQDIDRIMAEVGAPLSILCDASQIATVGRMVAAGLGISVLPRLSFRQIATDGIDYRPLTTPDVERPLGIVIRHRHPLSAAAAALRAMIQESPLDPAG from the coding sequence ATGAATCCCAGCATCAAGCAGCTGCGCGCCTTCGTCGCCGTGGCCCAGTCGAGCAGCCTCGCCGAAGCCAGCGAGCGTATCCATCTCTCCCAGCCGGCGATCTCCATCGCCCTGCGCAAGCTCGAGGAGACGGTGGGCGGCGCGCTATTTTCGCGCGCCACACGCCAGCTCAGCCTGACCCCCGAGGGCGAGGCCTTCCTGCCGGTGGCGGTACGCCTGCTGCATGACTGGTCCGAGGCCTTCGAGGATCTCGGCGAGCGCTTCTCCAAGCAGCGCGGCAAGGTCACCGTGGCCGCCCTGCCCACCCTAGCGGCGGGGCTGCTGCCAGGCATCATCGCCACCTTTCACGCCCGCTACCCGCGCATCAACCTGAGCCTGCACGACGTGCTGGCCGAGCAGGTCAGCCAGCTGGTGCGCGAGGGGCGCGCCGACCTGGGGTTGTCGGTGGCCCCCCACGACACCGAGGAGCTCGCCTTCGAGCCGGTGCTGGTGGATCGCTACGTGGCGGTCTGCCCCAGCGGTCATCCGCTGCTCGAGCAAGCGAGCGTGCACTGGCGGCAGCTGGCCGGACACCCCTTCATCGGCATCAGTCGCCTCTCCAGCTCGCGCCAGGACATCGACCGCATCATGGCCGAGGTGGGCGCGCCGCTTTCGATCCTGTGCGACGCCAGCCAGATCGCCACCGTGGGCCGCATGGTCGCCGCCGGGCTCGGCATCAGCGTGCTGCCGCGACTGAGCTTTCGCCAGATCGCCACCGACGGCATCGACTACCGACCGCTGACGACACCCGACGTCGAGCGCCCGCTGGGCATCGTCATTCGCCATCGCCACCCGCTCTCGGCCGCCGCCGCGGCGCTGCGCGCAATGATTCAGGAGTCGCCCCTGGATCCAGCCGGCTAG
- a CDS encoding Rho termination factor N-terminal domain-containing protein codes for MADDERRPQGYDRLKQHGGQGYSGMQVGRSHKWYYDQGEWRERKITPDEWEIYYQTTKRRAARAPEESGAPVGTEYNWLIVSHQRVDKLDANNYMTCLEGRKFKVAHKRASSHAWNVSEKAQRKKVIEYLEQMIETLKAADEAEPLPFSVGEHEHAYGLNLRTKAELLDMARKYGISGTSKMKREELLDAVKACMELAGRPQPEKTAEQPKPDGHAERKPDGEATKLEAKSKDELYRLASERGIGGRSSMNKRQLVHALAARRQRPGKSSRA; via the coding sequence ATGGCTGATGACGAACGCAGGCCACAGGGCTATGACCGCCTCAAGCAGCACGGAGGCCAGGGCTATTCGGGAATGCAAGTCGGCCGCTCGCACAAGTGGTACTACGACCAGGGCGAGTGGCGCGAGCGCAAGATCACCCCCGACGAGTGGGAGATCTACTACCAGACCACCAAGCGGCGGGCGGCTCGCGCCCCTGAGGAGTCCGGCGCCCCCGTCGGCACGGAGTACAACTGGTTGATCGTCTCCCACCAGCGCGTCGACAAGCTCGACGCCAACAACTACATGACCTGCCTGGAGGGCAGGAAATTCAAGGTCGCCCACAAGCGGGCCAGCAGCCATGCCTGGAACGTCAGCGAAAAAGCCCAGCGTAAGAAGGTGATCGAGTATCTCGAGCAGATGATAGAGACGCTCAAGGCGGCCGACGAAGCCGAACCGCTCCCCTTCAGCGTGGGCGAGCATGAGCACGCGTACGGGCTCAACCTGCGCACCAAGGCCGAGCTGCTCGACATGGCGAGGAAGTATGGAATCTCCGGCACGTCGAAGATGAAACGCGAGGAGCTGCTGGATGCGGTGAAGGCATGTATGGAGCTGGCAGGGAGGCCCCAACCTGAGAAAACGGCCGAGCAGCCGAAGCCCGACGGGCACGCCGAGCGCAAGCCGGACGGTGAGGCGACGAAGCTCGAAGCGAAGAGCAAGGACGAGCTATACCGGCTGGCCAGCGAGCGGGGCATCGGCGGCCGCTCGAGCATGAACAAGCGACAGCTCGTGCACGCCCTCGCCGCTCGCCGTCAGCGCCCCGGCAAGAGTTCGCGGGCCTAG
- a CDS encoding histone deacetylase family protein codes for MAEPNSVIAFYDERVLSHQPDTDAPFLPNRMERRIRQLLASLNVPWKYPEHAGRLSAILNLLELEPVPGLRFESGKPATREQLGRVHTSSYLSHIFDLRGKNAWLDVDTTAVSSGSIEAAEVAAGTAIAAVEAVLDGRAESAFALVRPPGHHAEPVRARGFCLFNNVAVAAAHAREALGCRRVMIVDWDAHHGNGTQDIFWADPDVLFCDIHRASPFYPGTGKLEEIGAGLGEGTTVNVPMPAGAGDQAYIKAFKEILVPAADWFQPELILVSAGFDPHPFDLALNVSYEGFAAMTGILQDLARRHCQGRLVLVLEGGYHLVSLARGVRVVLSVLAGGAIPEPGITGIAEVEAAAAFHRQAFQSD; via the coding sequence GTGGCCGAGCCCAACAGCGTCATCGCCTTTTATGACGAGCGCGTCCTGTCTCACCAGCCGGATACCGACGCGCCTTTCCTGCCCAACCGCATGGAGCGGCGCATCCGCCAGCTCCTTGCGTCGCTCAATGTCCCCTGGAAATATCCGGAACACGCCGGACGACTGAGCGCCATCCTCAACCTCCTCGAACTCGAACCGGTCCCCGGCCTGCGCTTCGAGAGCGGCAAGCCGGCGACCAGGGAGCAGCTGGGACGCGTCCACACCAGTTCCTATCTCAGCCATATCTTCGATCTACGCGGCAAGAATGCCTGGCTCGACGTGGATACCACGGCGGTGTCCAGCGGCAGTATCGAGGCCGCCGAAGTGGCCGCCGGCACCGCCATCGCCGCGGTCGAAGCGGTACTCGACGGTCGCGCGGAGAGCGCCTTTGCCCTGGTCCGCCCGCCAGGTCACCACGCCGAGCCGGTCCGCGCCAGGGGCTTCTGCCTGTTCAACAACGTGGCGGTCGCCGCTGCGCATGCGCGGGAGGCCCTCGGCTGTCGTCGCGTGATGATCGTCGACTGGGACGCTCATCACGGCAACGGTACCCAGGACATCTTCTGGGCGGATCCCGATGTGCTGTTCTGCGACATCCACCGGGCCTCGCCCTTCTACCCGGGGACCGGGAAACTGGAGGAGATCGGTGCCGGCCTGGGAGAGGGCACCACCGTCAACGTGCCCATGCCGGCGGGCGCCGGCGACCAGGCCTATATCAAGGCCTTCAAGGAGATCCTCGTCCCCGCCGCCGATTGGTTCCAGCCGGAGCTGATCCTGGTGTCGGCCGGGTTCGACCCGCACCCCTTCGACCTCGCGCTGAACGTCTCCTACGAGGGTTTCGCCGCCATGACCGGCATCCTTCAGGACCTGGCGAGGCGTCACTGCCAAGGTCGCCTGGTCCTTGTCCTGGAGGGGGGTTATCACCTCGTCTCCCTGGCACGCGGCGTGAGGGTGGTGCTGAGCGTGCTGGCCGGTGGCGCCATCCCCGAGCCCGGCATTACCGGCATTGCCGAGGTCGAGGCTGCGGCCGCCTTTCACCGTCAAGCCTTCCAGTCCGACTAA
- a CDS encoding HD domain-containing phosphohydrolase, whose translation MEGEAIHDEQRQPGQMPAQADPEPVTLLLVLEDTETLSSLSDIGEQEGLRVLHAESAQDALAILELEPVDMVLCDALTPGLDGHEVLELIQERWPDCIRLLMTDVSSGLEEALRAIDEGHVYGFIPKPWHEERLRLLLRRSREHLGTQREWMQREMALLEQNQDLIALNAALEQRIEATQQELKQTAEMLDKTYDELLHMHVTTARVIGDLLHHRLPRHLQTNEQVYALVTAFCETHALDHTLQQDLQLAAALYNIGKLTWDDHLLATPSEQLSANERTAYQHYPVSGENHLMAMPQLKRAAKFVRHHRERWNGNGFPDRLEGSDIPYGSRLLGLAVDFIELQRGMVLPREVPRPQALALLRKFAGRIYDPELCHDFVKLCVEKAPDLQTSGKAVISLETSQVKPGMILAQDIYSASGMLLLHEGKRLDQHLMDKLKNFEEIEGRNYTVLVYRP comes from the coding sequence ATGGAAGGCGAAGCGATTCACGACGAACAACGGCAGCCAGGCCAGATGCCGGCTCAGGCAGATCCCGAGCCGGTAACGCTGTTGCTGGTACTCGAGGACACCGAAACCCTGTCGTCTCTCTCCGACATAGGGGAGCAGGAGGGCTTACGCGTCCTGCATGCTGAAAGCGCGCAGGATGCCCTGGCGATCCTGGAACTCGAGCCCGTCGACATGGTGCTATGCGACGCGCTCACGCCAGGCCTGGATGGCCACGAAGTGCTGGAGCTCATCCAGGAGCGTTGGCCGGACTGTATTCGCCTGCTCATGACCGATGTTTCCTCCGGCCTAGAAGAGGCACTTCGCGCTATCGACGAAGGGCACGTCTACGGCTTTATCCCCAAACCGTGGCACGAAGAGAGACTTCGCCTGCTGCTTCGCCGATCGCGGGAGCATCTCGGCACTCAGCGCGAGTGGATGCAGCGCGAGATGGCGCTGCTCGAACAGAACCAGGATCTGATCGCGCTCAATGCTGCGCTGGAGCAACGGATCGAGGCAACTCAGCAAGAGCTCAAGCAAACCGCCGAAATGCTGGATAAGACGTACGATGAGCTGCTGCACATGCATGTGACGACAGCACGCGTAATCGGCGATCTTCTCCATCATCGCCTGCCTCGCCATCTTCAGACAAACGAACAGGTATATGCCCTGGTCACTGCGTTCTGCGAGACACACGCGCTGGACCATACGTTACAGCAAGACCTGCAGCTGGCTGCCGCACTCTACAACATCGGCAAACTCACCTGGGACGATCATTTACTTGCCACCCCGTCCGAGCAGCTGTCGGCCAATGAACGGACTGCCTACCAGCATTACCCGGTCAGCGGCGAGAACCATCTCATGGCAATGCCTCAGCTGAAGAGAGCGGCAAAATTCGTTCGCCACCATCGCGAACGCTGGAACGGCAACGGTTTTCCCGATCGACTCGAAGGCAGTGACATTCCCTATGGTTCACGCCTGCTGGGGCTGGCCGTGGACTTCATCGAACTCCAGCGTGGCATGGTCCTGCCACGTGAAGTGCCACGCCCGCAGGCATTGGCTCTGCTGCGCAAGTTTGCGGGACGCATCTACGACCCCGAGCTGTGCCATGATTTCGTCAAGCTGTGTGTCGAAAAAGCTCCGGACCTGCAGACCAGTGGCAAAGCGGTCATTTCCCTAGAAACGAGCCAGGTAAAGCCGGGCATGATTCTGGCCCAGGACATTTACTCCGCCAGCGGCATGCTACTGCTGCATGAAGGCAAGCGGCTCGATCAGCACCTGATGGACAAGCTCAAGAACTTCGAGGAAATCGAGGGACGCAACTACACGGTGCTGGTCTATCGACCATGA
- a CDS encoding peroxiredoxin produces MPISVGDKIPDVTIKTNGPDGPEDISTGELFAGKRVVLFGVPGAFTPGCSNTHMPGFVIKADKVLEKVDTLACMAVNDAFVMRAWQKDQNAEAILMLADGNAEFTRALGMEKDASGACMGIRCLRFALIAEDGVVSYVGIDTERGVVDKSSVDTVLAHLSN; encoded by the coding sequence ATGCCCATTTCCGTAGGCGACAAGATTCCCGACGTCACCATCAAGACCAACGGCCCCGACGGGCCCGAGGACATCTCCACCGGCGAGCTGTTCGCCGGCAAGCGGGTGGTGCTGTTCGGGGTGCCCGGCGCCTTCACCCCCGGCTGTTCCAACACCCACATGCCCGGCTTCGTGATCAAGGCCGACAAGGTGCTGGAGAAGGTCGACACCCTGGCCTGCATGGCGGTCAACGACGCCTTCGTGATGCGCGCCTGGCAGAAGGACCAGAACGCCGAGGCGATCCTGATGCTGGCCGATGGCAACGCCGAATTCACCCGCGCCCTGGGCATGGAGAAGGATGCCAGTGGCGCCTGCATGGGCATTCGCTGCCTGCGCTTCGCACTGATCGCCGAGGATGGCGTGGTGTCGTACGTCGGCATTGACACCGAACGCGGTGTGGTCGACAAGAGCAGCGTCGATACTGTGTTGGCGCATCTGTCGAACTGA
- a CDS encoding GFA family protein — translation MKDGMNARGSCLCGAVRVAVAVNKQNVGACHCSMCRTWGGGPLLALESVSDVEIEGEENVTVYASSDWAERGFCRRCGTHLFYRLKTGNHYAVPVGLVDGGEAWNFDSQIFIDQKPEYYRFANETHDMTGQEVFDAYQGS, via the coding sequence ATGAAGGACGGGATGAATGCACGCGGCAGCTGCCTGTGCGGCGCGGTCAGGGTCGCCGTGGCCGTCAACAAGCAGAACGTCGGCGCCTGCCACTGCAGCATGTGCCGCACCTGGGGCGGCGGCCCGCTGCTGGCGCTGGAGTCGGTCAGCGACGTCGAGATCGAAGGCGAGGAGAACGTCACCGTCTATGCCTCGTCGGATTGGGCCGAACGCGGCTTCTGCCGACGCTGCGGCACCCATCTCTTCTACCGCCTCAAGACCGGCAACCACTATGCCGTTCCGGTGGGCCTGGTCGACGGCGGCGAAGCGTGGAATTTCGACAGCCAGATCTTCATCGACCAGAAACCCGAGTACTACCGCTTCGCCAACGAGACCCACGACATGACCGGCCAGGAAGTCTTCGACGCCTATCAGGGCAGTTGA
- a CDS encoding bifunctional protein-serine/threonine kinase/phosphatase — MSAFEPGRMLRVSLGQCSEAGRKAVNQDFHGAYVPREPQLSSKGIVVALADGISSSEVSRVASEAAVKGFIEDYYSTAESWTVKTSAQRVLVATNSWLHAQSRRSEYRWDKDRGYVCTFTALVLKSATAHVFHVGDARLYRLAAGRLEPLTREHRAWVAPDRSYLSRAMGVSEQLEIDYLALPVAAGETFLLMTDGIHEHVGEAAMLAALAEHEGDLDAAAAAIVQEAYAQGSDDNLTVQVVRVEEVPPPGAGEIAPGAVSLPFPPALAPRMVLEGYRIVRQLHASHRSHAYLAVDEASGEQVVIKMLSTELQQDPAQVERFLMEEWIGRRIDSAHVVKPHRSERRRQYLYSVTEYIEGQTLAQWLRDHPHPALETVRGLVEQLACGLRAFHRLEMVHQDLRPLNVMIDATGTVKIIDLGSVRVGGLVETASAQAGEVPLGTLAYTAPECFLGEPATPRSDLYSLAVIAYQLLTGELPYGTQVAQARTRAAQRRLSYRPALASNRELPAWVDEVLRKALHPMPEKRFDALSEFVHELRQPSREFLARARPPLIERDPVLFWKGVAALLALLVLVLLLE; from the coding sequence ATGTCGGCTTTCGAACCCGGCCGGATGCTGCGGGTGTCGCTGGGCCAGTGCTCGGAGGCAGGGCGCAAGGCGGTCAACCAGGACTTCCACGGCGCCTACGTGCCCCGCGAACCGCAGCTTTCGAGCAAGGGCATCGTGGTGGCGCTGGCCGATGGCATCAGCAGCAGCGAAGTGAGCCGGGTTGCCAGCGAGGCGGCGGTGAAGGGGTTCATCGAGGACTACTACTCCACCGCCGAAAGCTGGACGGTGAAGACCTCGGCGCAGCGGGTGCTGGTGGCGACCAACTCCTGGCTGCACGCCCAGAGCCGGCGCAGCGAATACCGCTGGGATAAGGACCGGGGCTACGTCTGCACCTTCACCGCACTGGTGCTCAAGTCCGCCACGGCGCACGTTTTCCACGTCGGCGATGCGCGGCTCTATCGGCTTGCCGCTGGCCGCCTGGAGCCGCTGACCCGCGAGCACCGCGCCTGGGTGGCACCCGACAGAAGCTACCTCAGCCGGGCGATGGGCGTCAGCGAGCAGCTCGAGATCGATTACCTCGCGCTGCCCGTCGCGGCAGGGGAAACCTTCCTGCTGATGACCGACGGCATTCACGAGCACGTCGGCGAGGCGGCGATGCTGGCGGCGCTGGCCGAGCACGAAGGCGACCTGGACGCCGCTGCCGCCGCCATCGTGCAGGAGGCTTATGCCCAGGGCAGCGACGACAATCTGACGGTGCAGGTGGTGCGGGTCGAGGAAGTACCTCCGCCAGGGGCCGGCGAGATCGCCCCGGGAGCGGTGTCGCTGCCGTTTCCGCCAGCCCTCGCGCCGCGCATGGTGCTGGAGGGGTATCGCATCGTCAGGCAGCTCCATGCCAGCCACCGCAGTCACGCCTACCTGGCGGTGGACGAAGCCAGCGGCGAGCAGGTGGTGATCAAGATGCTCTCTACCGAGCTTCAGCAGGATCCCGCCCAGGTGGAACGCTTCCTGATGGAGGAGTGGATCGGCCGGCGCATCGACAGCGCGCATGTCGTCAAGCCGCACCGCTCGGAGCGTCGGCGCCAATATCTCTACAGCGTGACGGAATACATCGAGGGACAGACCCTGGCCCAGTGGTTGCGCGACCATCCGCACCCGGCCCTGGAGACGGTGCGCGGCCTCGTCGAACAGCTGGCCTGCGGCCTGCGTGCCTTCCATCGCCTGGAGATGGTGCACCAGGACCTTCGGCCGCTTAACGTGATGATCGATGCCACCGGCACGGTGAAGATCATCGACCTGGGGTCGGTGCGCGTGGGTGGGCTGGTTGAGACCGCTTCGGCGCAAGCGGGGGAGGTACCGCTGGGTACGCTGGCGTACACTGCGCCGGAGTGCTTTCTGGGCGAGCCGGCCACGCCACGCTCGGACCTGTACTCGCTGGCCGTGATCGCCTATCAGCTGCTCACCGGGGAGCTGCCCTACGGGACCCAGGTGGCCCAGGCGCGTACCCGCGCGGCGCAGCGGCGGCTGAGCTATCGCCCCGCGCTGGCCAGCAATCGCGAACTCCCGGCCTGGGTCGACGAGGTACTCAGGAAGGCGCTGCACCCCATGCCCGAGAAGCGCTTCGATGCACTGTCGGAGTTCGTCCACGAGCTGCGCCAGCCGAGCCGCGAGTTCCTCGCCCGGGCCCGCCCGCCGCTGATCGAACGCGACCCCGTACTGTTCTGGAAAGGCGTGGCCGCACTGCTGGCGCTGCTCGTTCTCGTGCTGCTGCTCGAGTGA
- a CDS encoding AI-2E family transporter, with amino-acid sequence MSDRESATDAISSFTRRALIVIGLVGLVSVLLYFANRLLGVLLLVFASVLVAVAIDGMVRLCQRYLPLSRPWALVLAAVLILLVLVGLGALVGPPLMEQLSQLTQELPQAFQQLVGMARELPGVEQALGGVEDPARSLAQPVLNRATSVLSTTFDALTSFLLALLVGVYLVVDPAEYARNLLMLCPPARRERLGQVLGMQGQALRLWLISRLISMVFIGVFVALGLAVMGVPMAGALGLIAGLLTFIPYLGPILGVIPTVLIAFLQAPQLGLYAVLLYLFIETLESNVVTPLAAKGMVRLPPAYTVVVQLAGGVVAGVAGVMLATPLAVAIAVAVQMLYVEDVLGDDVEVLGEP; translated from the coding sequence ATGTCCGATAGGGAGAGTGCCACCGACGCGATCTCGTCTTTCACCCGCCGTGCATTGATCGTCATCGGGCTCGTCGGCCTGGTGTCGGTGCTGCTCTATTTCGCCAACCGGCTGCTGGGTGTGCTGCTGCTGGTGTTTGCCAGCGTTCTGGTCGCGGTGGCCATCGACGGAATGGTGCGGCTGTGCCAGCGCTACCTGCCGCTGTCGCGACCCTGGGCGCTGGTGCTGGCCGCCGTTCTGATCCTGCTGGTCCTGGTGGGGCTGGGGGCGCTGGTCGGGCCGCCGCTGATGGAGCAGCTCTCGCAGCTGACCCAGGAATTGCCGCAGGCGTTTCAGCAGCTCGTCGGCATGGCTCGCGAATTGCCCGGGGTCGAGCAGGCGCTGGGTGGGGTCGAGGACCCGGCCCGCTCGCTGGCACAGCCGGTGCTGAATCGCGCGACGAGCGTCTTGTCGACCACCTTCGATGCGCTGACCAGCTTTCTGCTGGCCCTGTTGGTTGGCGTCTATCTCGTGGTCGACCCGGCCGAATATGCCCGCAACCTGCTGATGCTGTGCCCGCCGGCTCGACGCGAGCGGCTGGGGCAGGTGCTGGGCATGCAGGGGCAGGCGCTACGGCTGTGGCTGATCAGCCGGCTGATCTCGATGGTGTTCATCGGGGTGTTCGTGGCGCTGGGCCTCGCCGTCATGGGGGTTCCGATGGCCGGGGCCCTGGGACTGATCGCGGGGCTCCTCACCTTCATCCCCTACCTGGGGCCGATCCTGGGCGTGATTCCCACCGTGCTGATCGCCTTCCTCCAGGCGCCGCAACTGGGGCTTTACGCCGTGCTTCTCTACTTGTTCATCGAGACGTTGGAGTCCAACGTCGTGACGCCCCTGGCGGCCAAGGGCATGGTGCGCTTGCCCCCAGCCTACACCGTGGTGGTGCAGCTCGCCGGCGGGGTCGTGGCGGGGGTCGCCGGCGTGATGCTTGCCACGCCGCTCGCGGTGGCGATCGCAGTGGCGGTGCAGATGCTCTATGTGGAGGACGTGCTGGGCGACGATGTCGAGGTGCTGGGAGAGCCCTAG
- a CDS encoding formate/nitrite transporter family protein, which produces MSYLLPSEFATKMVDAGESKLHMATRDVLIRAFMAGAILALAAVFAVTITVQTGSAILGAALFPVGFCMHYLMGFDLLTGVFVLTPLAWLDRRPGVTIERILIHWGKVFCGNLAGALTVAVLMAIVFTYGFATPPDEVGQKIAGIGHARTVGYKEFGAAGMLTILIRGILCNWMVSLGVVGAMISTTVGGKVIAMWMPIMVFFFMGFEHSIVNMFLFPSALMMGGDFSIADYLIWNEIPVVVGNLIGGLSLTGLTLYTTHVRTAPLRDI; this is translated from the coding sequence ATGTCCTATCTGCTTCCTTCCGAGTTCGCGACCAAGATGGTGGATGCCGGCGAGTCCAAGCTCCACATGGCCACCCGGGACGTCCTGATCCGCGCCTTCATGGCGGGGGCCATCCTGGCCCTGGCCGCGGTGTTCGCGGTGACCATCACGGTCCAGACCGGTTCGGCCATCCTCGGGGCCGCGCTGTTCCCGGTCGGCTTCTGCATGCACTACCTGATGGGCTTCGACCTGCTGACCGGGGTCTTCGTACTGACGCCGCTGGCCTGGCTGGACCGGCGCCCCGGCGTCACCATCGAGAGGATCCTGATCCACTGGGGCAAGGTCTTCTGCGGCAACCTGGCCGGCGCCCTGACCGTGGCGGTGCTGATGGCGATCGTCTTCACTTACGGCTTCGCCACGCCGCCGGACGAGGTGGGGCAGAAGATCGCCGGTATCGGCCATGCCCGTACCGTGGGCTACAAGGAGTTTGGCGCGGCGGGCATGCTGACCATCCTGATTCGCGGCATCCTGTGCAACTGGATGGTCTCGCTCGGTGTCGTCGGGGCGATGATCTCGACCACGGTGGGCGGCAAGGTGATCGCCATGTGGATGCCGATCATGGTGTTCTTCTTCATGGGCTTCGAGCACTCCATCGTCAACATGTTCCTGTTCCCCTCGGCGCTGATGATGGGCGGCGACTTTTCGATCGCGGATTACCTGATCTGGAACGAGATCCCCGTGGTGGTAGGCAACCTGATCGGCGGGCTCTCGCTGACCGGGCTGACGCTCTACACCACCCACGTGCGCACGGCGCCGCTGCGCGATATCTGA